One Nocardioidaceae bacterium SCSIO 66511 genomic window carries:
- a CDS encoding GAF domain-containing protein, translating to MVSDPRATALRSDLRSDTRRTHAVRDAAMSGSGATSGPRSLIGDSWRRVRAHGLDPSGAPEVAPLSQSDLQARRERSQLRDLLPQLREHLRPAGDAAGQALVVSDAEGRVLWREGSTAVSRYADRLGFVGGSAWTEGNVGTNAIGTCIVTGSPIHIHAAEHFAQSHTAWTCAAAPLKDPVTGRLLGVVDLSGPARTGHANTLSLVTVAARLAEAEVRAAHQDRLNALRAFASPLLAKVGGKALALTPDGTAAAVTGLVAPTQIALPDAMTAGDQWVPALGMVRAEPLPGGWLLRVLEGDAPDPDSATSLLLDLSASEPSVEVTGASSVWTHRPSPRHAEILLALVRHRDGRSAAQLADDLFGDRSRTVTVRAEMSRLRRTLGPMLVQRPYRLADNVDARLVLPDEPLELLPGSTAPVVTALRA from the coding sequence ATGGTCTCGGACCCTCGCGCGACAGCGCTCCGATCCGATCTGCGCTCCGACACCCGGCGTACGCACGCCGTACGCGACGCGGCGATGTCGGGGAGCGGCGCCACGTCGGGTCCGCGCTCGCTGATCGGCGACTCCTGGCGCCGCGTACGCGCGCACGGGCTCGACCCGTCCGGCGCGCCCGAGGTCGCCCCGTTGTCGCAGAGCGACTTGCAGGCGCGACGCGAGCGCAGTCAGCTGCGCGACCTCCTGCCCCAGTTGCGTGAGCACCTGCGGCCGGCCGGCGACGCAGCCGGTCAGGCACTCGTCGTCTCCGATGCCGAGGGCCGCGTGCTGTGGCGCGAGGGAAGCACCGCCGTCTCGAGATACGCCGACCGTCTCGGCTTCGTCGGCGGTTCGGCGTGGACCGAGGGCAACGTCGGTACGAACGCCATCGGCACCTGCATCGTCACCGGGTCGCCGATCCACATCCACGCTGCCGAGCACTTCGCGCAGTCACATACGGCGTGGACCTGTGCGGCGGCCCCGTTGAAGGATCCGGTCACCGGCCGGCTGCTCGGCGTCGTCGACCTCAGTGGCCCGGCGCGCACAGGACACGCCAACACTCTCTCGTTGGTGACGGTCGCCGCCCGCCTGGCCGAGGCAGAGGTACGCGCGGCACACCAGGACCGGCTGAACGCCCTGCGTGCCTTCGCGTCTCCGTTGCTGGCCAAGGTCGGCGGTAAGGCTTTGGCGCTCACTCCGGACGGCACGGCCGCCGCGGTGACCGGCCTGGTCGCTCCCACCCAGATCGCACTGCCCGATGCGATGACCGCGGGCGACCAGTGGGTGCCTGCCCTGGGCATGGTGCGAGCGGAGCCGCTGCCTGGCGGGTGGCTGCTGCGCGTACTCGAGGGCGATGCGCCGGATCCGGACTCCGCGACCTCGCTGCTGCTCGATCTGTCGGCGTCCGAGCCCTCCGTCGAAGTGACAGGCGCGAGCAGCGTCTGGACCCACCGTCCTTCGCCGAGGCACGCCGAGATCCTGCTCGCGCTCGTACGTCACCGCGACGGACGCTCCGCAGCACAGCTCGCGGACGATCTGTTCGGCGACCGCAGCCGGACGGTCACGGTGCGCGCCGAGATGTCGCGGCTTCGTCGCACCCTCGGTCCCATGCTGGTGCAGCGTCCGTACCGGCTCGCCGACAACGTCGACGCGCGGCTCGTGCTCCCCGACGAGCCGCTGGAGCTGCTGCCGGGGTCGACTGCTCCGGTGGTGACGGCGCTGCGCGCCTGA
- a CDS encoding amidohydrolase family protein yields the protein MNDAHLDHDRIGTPDGPAVSRRTLLAGAGAAAAIAATAPRTDAVAGPRQKGGDFTAREGTDLAASVSPDGAHIAFDLLGVLWVIPRSGGPARRLTSDLYDITQPQWSPDGRELVFQSYRDGVFNLWTVRRDGGRLRQLTKGPYDHREPRWSADGARILFSGDASGSYGIYELDIARGNIATVVDTAEEEFEPAYSPDGAKVAFVVGNTRIDTVDVRSGARETVASVEAPDVIHQPSWTPDGSSVVYHVQSGDTMRLILDDEPLTGDELVFPFQASWLSDDEFVYAADGQIRTRRLGSDTHETIGFSAAVRPKRARYRRRRREFEDRKPQQVKGIGSPVLSPDGKSVAFRALNDLWVMRIGDRPQALTRDEFWKCDPAWSPDGRRLAYSTDRAGTLDIWVRDLRTGKDRQVTNVEDRAALSAAWSPDGTEIAFLDQDGALWVVDVESSDVQRVFPATFEPGRPTWSPDGRVIAMAAVMPYSKRYREGQSKILLIERRSGRARYVDAVENSSLQTRGDDGPVWSPDGRRMAFAAESALYVLDVESDGTPSGAARKVTDEVCDAPSWDGGSKTLLYLNNGRLRTVSADGGRPRTVRVPLTWRNAEAPKRSVVHAGVMWDGESDSVRRDVDIVIEGKRIVAVEAHRDDRQGTVIDASDRFVMPGLIDMHNHREMAGYAYGARQGRMWLSMGITTTRSPGSPAYHMVEERESVQSGARLGPRYFATGEAIDGRRIYYNFMRPTFSDRQLGKEFERAEALEYDLIKCYVRLPAMWHKRAIAFGHRMGVPVTSHYHYPAIAFGGDGMEHTGATNRFGFSRTVTALGNAYDDVIGLFNASHMARTPTLFGSSALYGEDRSLVEDRRTRAFYPPWRMTTLEADADEARDTDQTVALANLRRQVGQALAMVEGGGNVIAGTDAPIDHVAISLHMNLRAMVKYGFTPLQALRTATSAAGDHLNEPLGRIKAGAYADLAIVDGDPLSNIADVAAVDRVLVSGVAHSVDELLEPYEAAAARSGSIAASKVRTPVPEPADNERFWWHGQEYVEHARKSCCAG from the coding sequence GTGAACGACGCCCATCTTGATCACGACCGAATCGGTACTCCGGACGGCCCGGCCGTCTCGCGCCGCACTCTGCTCGCCGGAGCGGGGGCAGCAGCGGCGATCGCCGCAACAGCGCCCCGGACGGATGCCGTCGCCGGGCCACGGCAAAAGGGCGGCGATTTCACCGCCCGCGAGGGAACGGACCTGGCGGCGAGCGTGTCACCGGACGGTGCGCACATCGCGTTCGACCTGCTCGGGGTGCTGTGGGTGATACCGCGTTCGGGAGGTCCGGCGCGCCGCCTGACCAGCGACCTCTACGACATCACGCAACCGCAATGGTCTCCGGACGGACGCGAGCTGGTCTTCCAGTCGTACCGCGACGGTGTGTTCAACCTCTGGACGGTACGCCGCGACGGCGGCCGATTGCGCCAGTTGACCAAAGGGCCGTACGACCATCGTGAACCACGATGGTCGGCCGACGGCGCTCGGATCCTGTTCAGCGGCGACGCCTCCGGCAGCTATGGCATCTACGAGCTCGATATCGCGAGAGGCAACATCGCGACCGTCGTCGACACCGCCGAGGAGGAGTTCGAGCCGGCGTACTCGCCGGACGGCGCGAAGGTCGCCTTCGTCGTCGGCAACACCCGTATCGACACGGTCGACGTGCGCAGCGGTGCACGGGAGACCGTTGCCTCGGTCGAGGCGCCCGACGTCATCCACCAGCCCTCGTGGACGCCCGACGGGTCGAGCGTTGTGTACCACGTGCAGAGCGGCGACACGATGCGGTTGATACTCGACGATGAGCCGTTGACCGGCGACGAGTTGGTGTTCCCGTTCCAAGCCTCGTGGCTGAGTGATGACGAGTTCGTGTACGCAGCCGACGGTCAGATCCGTACTCGACGCCTCGGTAGTGACACGCACGAGACGATCGGCTTCAGCGCAGCGGTGCGGCCGAAGCGCGCCCGATACCGGCGTCGACGCCGAGAGTTCGAGGACCGCAAACCGCAGCAGGTCAAGGGAATCGGCAGTCCGGTGCTGTCTCCCGACGGCAAGAGTGTTGCGTTCCGTGCCCTCAACGACCTCTGGGTGATGCGGATCGGCGACCGGCCCCAGGCGCTCACTCGTGACGAGTTCTGGAAGTGCGATCCGGCCTGGTCGCCGGACGGCCGCAGACTCGCGTACTCGACCGATCGCGCAGGCACGCTCGACATCTGGGTACGCGACCTGCGCACCGGCAAGGACCGACAGGTGACCAATGTCGAGGACCGTGCGGCGCTCTCGGCTGCCTGGTCGCCGGACGGTACGGAAATCGCATTCCTCGATCAGGACGGCGCGTTATGGGTAGTCGACGTCGAGTCGAGTGACGTGCAGCGGGTCTTCCCCGCGACCTTCGAGCCGGGGCGTCCGACCTGGTCGCCGGACGGTCGGGTGATCGCGATGGCCGCCGTGATGCCCTACTCGAAGCGATACCGCGAGGGCCAAAGCAAGATCCTGCTGATTGAGAGGCGATCGGGCAGAGCGCGCTACGTGGACGCCGTCGAGAACAGCTCGTTGCAGACCCGCGGTGACGACGGCCCGGTGTGGTCGCCCGACGGTCGCCGGATGGCGTTCGCAGCCGAGAGCGCGCTGTACGTCCTCGACGTCGAATCGGACGGCACGCCTTCCGGGGCGGCGCGCAAGGTCACCGACGAAGTATGCGACGCGCCTTCGTGGGACGGCGGATCGAAGACCCTGCTGTACCTCAACAACGGGCGTTTGCGTACCGTCTCCGCCGACGGCGGACGTCCGCGAACGGTTCGAGTCCCATTGACCTGGCGCAATGCCGAGGCGCCGAAGCGCTCGGTCGTGCACGCGGGCGTGATGTGGGACGGCGAGAGCGACTCCGTGCGCCGCGACGTCGACATCGTCATCGAGGGCAAGCGAATCGTCGCCGTGGAGGCCCATCGCGACGATCGGCAGGGGACCGTGATCGATGCCAGCGACCGGTTCGTGATGCCCGGTTTGATCGACATGCACAACCATCGCGAGATGGCCGGCTACGCGTACGGTGCCAGGCAGGGTCGGATGTGGTTGTCGATGGGCATCACGACGACCAGGTCACCGGGGAGCCCGGCGTACCACATGGTCGAGGAGCGCGAGTCCGTTCAGTCGGGCGCCCGGCTCGGGCCTCGCTACTTCGCGACGGGGGAGGCGATCGACGGCCGCCGGATCTATTACAACTTCATGCGACCCACCTTCAGCGACCGTCAACTGGGCAAGGAGTTCGAGCGTGCAGAGGCGCTCGAGTACGACCTGATCAAGTGCTACGTACGGCTTCCGGCCATGTGGCACAAACGTGCGATCGCGTTCGGGCACCGTATGGGCGTCCCCGTGACATCGCACTATCACTACCCGGCGATCGCCTTCGGCGGCGACGGGATGGAGCACACCGGGGCCACCAACAGGTTCGGGTTCTCGCGTACCGTCACGGCGCTCGGCAACGCGTACGACGACGTCATCGGGTTGTTCAACGCCTCGCACATGGCGCGTACACCGACGCTGTTCGGTTCGTCCGCGCTCTACGGCGAGGATCGTTCGCTGGTCGAGGACCGACGTACGCGGGCGTTCTACCCGCCGTGGCGGATGACGACGTTGGAAGCCGACGCCGATGAGGCCCGTGACACCGACCAGACCGTGGCGCTGGCGAATCTGCGCCGTCAGGTGGGTCAGGCGCTCGCGATGGTCGAAGGCGGCGGCAACGTCATCGCGGGCACGGATGCGCCGATCGACCATGTCGCGATCAGCCTGCACATGAACCTGCGCGCAATGGTGAAGTACGGGTTCACTCCGCTGCAGGCACTGCGGACTGCAACGAGCGCCGCGGGCGACCACCTGAACGAACCGCTCGGACGAATCAAAGCCGGCGCGTACGCCGACCTCGCGATCGTCGACGGCGACCCGCTCTCGAACATCGCCGATGTCGCGGCGGTCGACCGGGTGCTCGTATCCGGCGTCGCACATTCGGTTGACGAGCTGCTCGAGCCGTACGAGGCCGCCGCGGCGCGGTCGGGCTCGATCGCCGCCAGCAAGGTCCGCACGCCCGTACCCGAGCCCGCCGATAACGAACGCTTCTGGTGGCACGGCCAGGAGTACGTCGAGCACGCACGGAAGTCGTGTTGCGCCGGCTGA
- a CDS encoding cysteine desulfurase-like protein has product MGFDVEEVRRQFPSLAGGVAHFDGPGGSQTPEAVAAAVADTLRSSIANRGRVTDSERRADDIVRAARSAIADLVGVEARGVVFGRSMTQLTYDFSRALAKEWGPGDEVVVTRLDHDADIRPWVQAAEHAGATVRWADFDPRTGELDVDGLKAVLSDRTRVVAVTAASNLIGTRPDIPEIAAATHAVGALMFVDGVHYTPHAHVDFDALGADVFVCSPYKFFGPHCGVLAARPKLLESVHADKLLPATDEVPERFELGTLPYELLAGTTAAVDFLAGLGHGGARRDALRSAYDALDKHEDTLRVRLETALDETPGVTIYSRAKRRTPTLLFSIDGVPSAEVHRSLAERDINAPASSFYALEASRRLGLGDSGAVRVGLAPYTNDDEIDRLIGAVRELAPR; this is encoded by the coding sequence ATGGGTTTCGATGTCGAAGAGGTTCGCCGCCAGTTTCCATCTCTCGCCGGGGGCGTCGCCCACTTCGACGGGCCGGGCGGATCGCAGACGCCCGAGGCCGTCGCAGCGGCGGTGGCCGACACCTTACGGTCCTCGATTGCGAACCGCGGACGCGTGACTGACTCGGAGCGCCGCGCGGATGACATCGTCCGCGCGGCGCGGTCGGCGATCGCCGACCTGGTCGGCGTCGAGGCCAGGGGAGTGGTGTTCGGCCGCAGCATGACGCAGCTGACCTACGACTTCTCGCGAGCGCTCGCGAAGGAGTGGGGACCGGGCGACGAGGTCGTCGTCACCCGGCTCGATCATGACGCCGACATTCGACCGTGGGTGCAGGCCGCTGAGCATGCGGGCGCGACCGTTCGCTGGGCCGACTTCGACCCGCGTACCGGCGAGCTCGACGTCGACGGCCTCAAGGCCGTACTCAGCGACCGCACCCGGGTGGTCGCCGTCACTGCTGCGTCGAATCTCATCGGCACCCGCCCCGACATTCCGGAGATCGCCGCCGCGACGCACGCCGTCGGCGCACTCATGTTCGTCGACGGCGTGCACTACACCCCGCACGCTCACGTTGACTTCGATGCGCTCGGTGCCGACGTGTTCGTCTGCTCGCCGTACAAGTTCTTCGGTCCACACTGCGGAGTGCTCGCGGCGCGTCCGAAGTTGCTGGAGTCCGTGCACGCCGACAAGCTTCTCCCGGCGACCGACGAGGTGCCCGAACGGTTCGAGCTCGGCACCTTGCCGTACGAGCTACTTGCCGGCACGACGGCGGCCGTCGACTTCCTTGCCGGTCTCGGTCACGGCGGTGCGCGCAGAGACGCATTGCGATCCGCGTACGACGCACTCGACAAGCACGAGGATACTCTGCGCGTACGCCTGGAGACAGCGCTGGACGAGACACCCGGCGTCACCATCTACTCGCGGGCGAAGCGGCGTACGCCGACGTTGCTGTTCTCGATCGACGGGGTGCCGTCCGCCGAGGTGCACCGTTCCCTCGCCGAGCGCGACATCAATGCACCGGCAAGCTCCTTCTACGCGCTCGAGGCATCTCGCAGGCTGGGTCTCGGCGATTCGGGCGCCGTACGTGTCGGCCTGGCGCCGTACACGAACGACGACGAGATCGACCGACTCATCGGTGCCGTCCGCGAGCTGGCTCCTCGCTGA
- a CDS encoding response regulator transcription factor: MTIRVLIVEDHPVVRLGLKTVIDAQPDMEVVGEADAAEDALIAVDDLAPDLVIVPLRLDGELRGIELCRELKSMTPAPRVLIYTSYNSADDASASFLSGADSFVHKGEDSGRLLDTIRTTVEGRRTWLLGAESGDESDRLRTAVERSGLTEREREVLGFMLQRFSNAEIAKELFIELPTVKTHVSKILAKLGLRSRQELF, translated from the coding sequence GTGACCATCCGTGTACTCATCGTCGAAGACCATCCCGTCGTACGGCTGGGGCTGAAGACGGTCATCGACGCACAGCCCGATATGGAGGTCGTCGGCGAAGCGGACGCAGCAGAGGATGCGCTGATTGCGGTCGACGACCTGGCACCGGATTTGGTGATCGTTCCGCTCCGCCTCGACGGCGAGCTGCGGGGTATCGAGCTGTGCCGAGAGCTGAAGAGTATGACGCCGGCCCCGCGCGTCCTGATCTACACGTCGTACAACTCTGCGGATGATGCGTCTGCGTCGTTCCTGTCCGGTGCCGACAGCTTCGTACACAAGGGAGAGGACTCAGGTCGCCTGCTCGACACCATTCGTACGACCGTCGAAGGTCGCCGCACCTGGCTGCTCGGCGCCGAGTCCGGCGACGAGTCGGACCGTCTCCGGACCGCCGTCGAACGGTCCGGGCTGACCGAACGCGAACGCGAGGTGCTCGGGTTCATGCTGCAGCGCTTCTCCAACGCCGAGATCGCCAAGGAACTGTTCATCGAGCTGCCGACGGTGAAGACCCATGTGAGCAAGATCCTCGCCAAGCTCGGGCTCCGCAGCCGCCAAGAGCTGTTCTGA
- a CDS encoding FAD-dependent oxidoreductase has protein sequence MTSADVVVIGAGTVGASIAYEVASRGASVIVLEEGTDIGNGCSYANAGLLAPSHVEPLTTPANVRAGMRYMFQPDSPFHLHPAPRLAPWFARFVKASTPARARRLTARMRELATYSTAMHAAYAERGFDTGYAANGSLDVFLTEKGFERAVAGHTDDAGVVLSADAARDLEPTLGEIAGAVLRPDEAQVGTQQFVRATLKAAEEHGAQVRWGTGARLVTNGDRIAGVDTVDGRITAGTYVVAAGMGSADLCESVGIRMPMEGAKGYVVDVEVDGAAPGIPVSLREAKVVVTPYADRLRLCGTLELGSDPKAISAPRVDAIRAAGRRGIPHVREKRTIQTWAGLRPCTADGVPSIGRSELVRDLVVAAGHGMWGLVLAPVTGELVARGIVEEAPTLHEAAFAPDRFGRR, from the coding sequence GTGACCTCAGCAGACGTCGTGGTGATCGGTGCCGGAACGGTGGGCGCGAGCATCGCGTACGAGGTGGCGAGCCGTGGCGCATCGGTGATCGTGCTGGAGGAGGGCACCGACATCGGCAACGGCTGTTCGTACGCGAACGCCGGCCTGTTGGCGCCGAGCCACGTCGAGCCACTCACCACACCGGCGAACGTACGCGCGGGTATGCGCTACATGTTCCAGCCCGACAGCCCGTTCCATCTGCATCCGGCACCACGGCTCGCTCCCTGGTTCGCGCGGTTCGTCAAGGCGTCCACGCCGGCACGGGCACGGCGACTCACGGCCCGGATGCGCGAGCTCGCGACGTACAGCACGGCAATGCACGCCGCGTACGCCGAGCGTGGCTTCGACACGGGGTACGCCGCCAACGGATCACTGGATGTCTTCCTCACCGAAAAGGGCTTCGAGCGTGCCGTTGCCGGCCATACCGACGACGCGGGCGTCGTTCTGAGCGCCGACGCCGCGCGCGATCTGGAGCCGACGCTCGGCGAGATCGCCGGGGCGGTTCTGCGGCCCGATGAAGCGCAGGTCGGCACCCAGCAGTTCGTCCGCGCGACGCTCAAGGCCGCCGAGGAGCACGGTGCTCAGGTGCGTTGGGGCACCGGCGCACGACTCGTGACCAATGGGGATCGAATCGCGGGCGTTGACACGGTCGACGGCCGCATCACCGCGGGCACGTACGTCGTCGCGGCCGGGATGGGCAGCGCGGACCTGTGCGAGAGCGTGGGGATCCGGATGCCCATGGAGGGCGCCAAGGGCTACGTCGTCGACGTGGAGGTCGATGGTGCTGCACCGGGCATCCCGGTCTCGTTGCGGGAGGCGAAAGTGGTCGTGACTCCATACGCGGACCGGCTTCGGCTGTGCGGCACGCTGGAGCTCGGCAGCGACCCGAAGGCGATCAGCGCCCCACGGGTGGATGCGATCCGTGCCGCCGGCCGGCGTGGGATTCCGCACGTACGCGAGAAGCGCACCATCCAGACCTGGGCAGGGCTGCGGCCGTGCACGGCCGACGGCGTACCCTCGATCGGTCGCAGCGAGCTCGTACGCGACCTCGTCGTCGCCGCGGGACACGGCATGTGGGGCCTGGTCTTGGCGCCCGTGACGGGTGAGCTCGTCGCGCGCGGCATCGTCGAGGAGGCGCCCACACTGCATGAGGCGGCGTTCGCGCCGGACCGGTTCGGGCGCCGCTGA
- a CDS encoding amino acid permease — MSDDTAERKGLGFESITFWQGVAIIFGANIGAGILSLPYGARNGGFPALVIALAIAGFLTTVSMLYIAEVALRTSTPLQLSGLARKYLGNVGSWLIFAGVAINGLGALIAYASGSGSILADLLNVPETVGSALFYVPGVVVIWFGLRATGRSEQAITLAMLGIITLLIAWTFIGPGIDLGNLGELSPYYVVPIMNLAVFAFIAQYTVPELARGLAAQSPRILPGAIIAGMCATGFLLALVPFAALGMMGADGITEVVTIAWGDELGDVAYYLANIFALLAMLTSFWAIGLTLMTNVFDRFSWPAHGAPAYRVAALVLIVVPPFLISALGLAGFVSALGYAGGFAGAIMSVVPVLMLRQARRSGDRAPSWQAGWVSHPAIQVTLVVVFGLAFVYSLMTAMGLVPDGWA, encoded by the coding sequence ATGTCCGACGACACTGCGGAGCGCAAGGGCCTCGGCTTCGAGTCGATCACCTTCTGGCAGGGCGTCGCAATCATCTTCGGGGCGAACATCGGCGCCGGAATCCTGAGCCTTCCGTACGGCGCGCGCAACGGTGGCTTCCCGGCACTCGTCATCGCGTTGGCGATCGCCGGCTTCCTGACGACGGTCTCGATGCTCTACATCGCAGAGGTGGCACTGCGTACATCGACGCCGCTGCAGCTATCCGGCCTTGCCCGTAAGTACCTCGGCAACGTCGGATCGTGGCTGATCTTCGCGGGCGTCGCGATCAACGGCCTCGGTGCTCTCATCGCGTACGCCAGCGGGAGCGGAAGCATCCTCGCGGATCTGCTCAACGTCCCGGAAACGGTCGGCAGCGCGTTGTTCTATGTTCCGGGTGTCGTGGTCATCTGGTTCGGTCTGCGCGCCACCGGACGGTCGGAACAAGCAATCACCCTTGCCATGCTTGGCATCATCACGTTGCTGATTGCGTGGACGTTCATCGGCCCCGGCATCGACCTCGGCAACCTCGGAGAGCTCAGTCCGTACTACGTCGTACCGATCATGAACCTCGCGGTGTTCGCGTTCATCGCGCAGTACACCGTTCCCGAGCTCGCGCGAGGTCTCGCCGCGCAGTCGCCGCGTATCCTTCCGGGCGCGATCATCGCGGGGATGTGTGCGACCGGGTTCCTGCTCGCTCTCGTGCCGTTCGCCGCGCTCGGCATGATGGGCGCGGACGGGATCACGGAGGTGGTCACGATCGCGTGGGGTGACGAGCTTGGCGACGTCGCCTACTACCTGGCCAACATCTTTGCTCTGCTGGCGATGTTGACGTCGTTCTGGGCTATCGGACTCACCTTGATGACGAACGTGTTCGACCGATTCTCCTGGCCCGCGCACGGGGCGCCGGCGTACCGCGTGGCCGCGCTCGTCCTGATAGTCGTACCACCGTTCTTGATCTCGGCCCTCGGCCTCGCCGGGTTCGTCTCGGCCCTCGGTTACGCGGGCGGCTTCGCCGGGGCGATCATGTCGGTCGTTCCGGTGCTGATGCTGCGACAAGCGAGACGATCGGGCGATCGCGCGCCTTCGTGGCAGGCAGGTTGGGTGTCACATCCGGCTATCCAGGTCACACTCGTGGTGGTGTTCGGACTCGCATTCGTTTACTCGCTGATGACCGCGATGGGCCTCGTTCCGGACGGTTGGGCATGA
- a CDS encoding acetamidase/formamidase family protein: protein MRRFGSAQALTAFTPEYEPVGEVDLGESFVAETRDCYDGQIAAPTTLRPDIDMSRFNRASGPIRVVGTEAGDWVRVFIERVDVAGPGVMALTPGLGVLGETIDDASTRLLDVRDGRAWLTPKIGVPLRPMIGILGIATAEESVPSSVPGPHGGNLDTRILEPGASLCLRANQPGLGLAVGDLHAAMGDGELGGTGIEIGGEVVLRVERMASELGDWPVAVTDDGVHVLASRTQLTDAVHDAFEDAVRLMADWHQLAWPDAYRLTSVVCDLRISQVVNPRATARVFLPAFWCPDDLAKVP from the coding sequence ATGAGACGTTTCGGCAGCGCACAAGCCCTGACGGCGTTCACGCCCGAGTACGAACCGGTTGGTGAGGTCGACCTCGGCGAGTCGTTCGTCGCCGAGACGCGGGACTGTTACGACGGCCAGATCGCGGCTCCGACGACGCTGCGCCCCGATATCGACATGAGCCGGTTCAATCGAGCGAGTGGGCCGATCAGGGTTGTAGGTACCGAAGCCGGCGACTGGGTACGCGTGTTCATCGAGCGGGTCGACGTGGCCGGGCCCGGCGTCATGGCGCTGACTCCCGGCCTCGGCGTGCTCGGCGAGACGATCGACGACGCCTCGACCCGGCTGCTGGACGTACGCGACGGTCGTGCGTGGCTGACGCCGAAGATCGGGGTGCCGCTACGCCCCATGATCGGCATCCTCGGGATCGCGACCGCCGAGGAGAGCGTGCCCAGCTCCGTGCCGGGTCCACACGGTGGAAACCTCGATACACGCATCCTCGAACCGGGCGCGAGCCTGTGTCTGCGGGCCAATCAGCCCGGGCTCGGCCTCGCGGTCGGTGACCTGCACGCGGCGATGGGCGACGGCGAGCTCGGAGGCACCGGCATCGAGATCGGCGGTGAGGTGGTGCTCCGGGTGGAACGCATGGCGTCCGAGCTCGGTGACTGGCCCGTCGCCGTGACCGACGACGGTGTTCACGTACTGGCCAGCCGTACGCAGCTGACCGATGCCGTCCACGACGCCTTCGAGGACGCGGTGCGACTGATGGCCGACTGGCATCAGCTGGCGTGGCCAGATGCATACCGGTTGACGAGTGTTGTCTGCGATCTGCGCATCAGCCAGGTCGTCAACCCGCGCGCGACGGCTCGGGTCTTCCTCCCGGCGTTTTGGTGCCCGGACGACCTCGCGAAGGTACCCTGA
- a CDS encoding LPXTG cell wall anchor domain-containing protein, with amino-acid sequence MIVFSLIGLALIVGAGWYVMRRRDDVMDYHDLDEPRINRHREGGV; translated from the coding sequence ATGATCGTCTTTTCGCTGATCGGGCTGGCGCTCATCGTCGGCGCAGGCTGGTACGTGATGCGTCGACGTGACGATGTGATGGACTATCACGACCTCGACGAGCCACGGATCAACCGCCACCGCGAGGGCGGCGTCTGA
- a CDS encoding Ku protein has product MRAMWKGSVSFGLVNIPIKMYVATHQHDVSFKQVRRSDGARIRYRRVAETDGEEVAYGDIAKGYELDDGSMVVLTDEDFAELPLPTKRTIEVLEFVPLDQLDPVYFNKSYLLEPEGAQGVKPYVLLREALTESEMVAIVKITISTREQLAALRVRDDVLVLSTMLWPDELRTADFDFLDQDVSIRPQEQAMANSLVSSMSGDFDASEYTDDFADALRAMIDAKLEGGEVTPAAESDDGSGDNVVDLMSALQASVDRATSGGGSAADESDEKPASKKAEPKKSAKKTTSKKSASKSSTKKKSASGKRSA; this is encoded by the coding sequence ATGCGCGCGATGTGGAAGGGTTCGGTCTCGTTCGGGCTGGTTAACATCCCGATCAAGATGTATGTCGCCACACATCAGCACGACGTGTCGTTCAAGCAGGTACGACGCTCCGACGGTGCCCGGATCCGTTACCGTCGCGTCGCCGAGACCGACGGTGAGGAAGTCGCGTACGGCGACATCGCCAAAGGCTACGAGCTCGACGACGGTTCGATGGTCGTTCTCACCGACGAGGACTTCGCCGAGCTTCCGCTGCCGACCAAACGAACCATCGAGGTACTCGAGTTCGTACCCCTCGACCAGCTCGACCCGGTGTACTTCAACAAGTCGTATCTCCTCGAACCCGAGGGCGCACAGGGCGTCAAGCCGTACGTACTGCTGCGCGAGGCGTTGACCGAGAGCGAGATGGTGGCGATCGTGAAGATCACCATCAGCACCCGCGAGCAGCTGGCCGCGCTGCGCGTACGCGACGACGTGCTGGTCCTCTCGACGATGTTGTGGCCCGACGAGTTGCGCACCGCCGACTTCGACTTCCTCGACCAGGATGTATCGATCCGTCCGCAGGAGCAGGCGATGGCGAACTCGTTGGTCAGCTCCATGTCCGGCGACTTCGACGCATCGGAGTACACCGACGACTTCGCCGACGCACTGCGAGCGATGATCGACGCGAAGCTGGAGGGCGGCGAGGTCACACCTGCGGCAGAGTCCGACGACGGCTCCGGCGACAACGTCGTCGACCTGATGTCGGCACTCCAGGCGTCCGTCGACCGGGCGACCTCCGGCGGTGGCTCGGCCGCAGACGAATCGGATGAGAAGCCCGCCTCGAAGAAGGCGGAGCCCAAGAAGAGCGCCAAGAAGACGACATCTAAGAAGTCGGCCTCCAAGTCCTCGACCAAGAAGAAGTCTGCGTCCGGCAAGCGTTCTGCCTGA